Proteins found in one Labrus bergylta chromosome 8, fLabBer1.1, whole genome shotgun sequence genomic segment:
- the elp6 gene encoding elongator complex protein 6 translates to MFTELNSILNASPDTITQGEFILISDRKSDASFLIHHFLTFYLKARCRVCFLGLVQSFNHYHAVSQRLGVSLLQAKEKGQLVFLEGLSESLSVLSPRETNTGSHLGRGGEAMDFLRDPAIGLKSLYEFVRSSLSSSDGAEEWGPPVLLVDDLSVLLSLGVSVGAVLDFSHYCRVTVCSQLKGNVAMLARCDGEEEEDDGDDEGSERLLKGLTHQCSLTLHVQGLPTGYCRDIHGQVEVCWRRRRQCEGKYTQKKLFQYKVHDKGASFFAPGTSSAVL, encoded by the exons ATGTTTACAGAGCTAAACAGCATCCTTAACGCCTCTCCAGACACCATCACACAG GGAGAATTCATCTTGATCTCAGACAGAAAGAGCGACGCCTCTTTCCTCATTCACCACTTCCTGACGTTTTACCTGAAAG CGCGCTGCAGAGTCTGCTTTCTGGGTCTGGTGCAGTCTTTCAATCATTACCATGCAGTCAGCCAGAGATTG GGTGTCAGCTTATTACAGGCCAAAGAAAAAGGTCAGCTGGTCTTCCTGGAGGGACTGAGCGAGTCGCTGTCTGTTTTGAGTCCTCGAGAAACCAACACAGGGAGTCATCTGGGCCGAGGAGGAGAAGCCATGGACTTCCTCAG AGATCCTGCCATCGGCCTGAAGAGCCTCTACGAGTTCGTTCGGTCCAGTTTGAGCAGTTCTGATGGGGCAGAGGAGTGGGGACCCCCAGTGCTGCTTGTGGACGACCTCAGTGTGCTGCTGAGCCTGGGGGTGAGCGTCGGCGCCGTGCTGGATTTCAGCCACTACTGCAGAGTCACCGTCTGCTCGCAGCTCAAG GGCAATGTGGCGATGCTGGCACGCTGTGatggggaagaagaggaggacgatGGAGACGATGAAGGCTCCGAGAGACTTCTGAAGGGTCTGACCCACCAGTGTAGCCTCACCCTACATGTACAGGGTCTACCCACTGGCTACTGCAGGGACATACATGGACAG GTGGAGGtgtgctggaggaggaggagacaatgTGAAGGGAAATACACACAGAAGAAACTCTTTCAGTACAAGGTCCATGATAAAGGAGCGTCCTTCTTCGCTCCTGGGACGTCCAGCGCTGTTCTCTAG